From a single Candidatus Angelobacter sp. genomic region:
- the gndA gene encoding NADP-dependent phosphogluconate dehydrogenase, whose translation MVGLGVMGRNLLLNMAGHGYSVAGYDKDAAKVAALRKEAANREISGAKSLPEFLDLLRVPRAVMLLVPAGAPVDAVIHDLLPYLARGDLIIDGGNSHFSDMDLRTTKLAERGIQFLAVGISGGEHGARHGPSIMPGGPREAYERVRPIFEAIAAKVNDETCVAWLGPGSAGHYVKMVHNGIEYGLMRLIAEIYDFMKRGLGFTDAQIHSVFDRWNHEELNSYLVEITADIFSRIDEKTGQRLIDLILDEAGQKGTGMWASQDAMDLQVPIPTIDVAVAMRNLSGYKDEREEAARVLHRPLSHCEGGRLKFIGQLRSALYAGMIITYAQGMALLAVASVKHEYHLNLETVARVWRGGCIIRAALLEDIRAAFQARCDLPNLLLDPNISNKVMDHQENLRSLVCAASQLGIPVPGLMVSLGYLDAYRSAWMPANLIQAQRDYFGSHTYERVDAKGVFHTHWSPG comes from the coding sequence ATGGTTGGTTTGGGCGTGATGGGCCGCAACCTGTTGCTGAACATGGCGGGCCACGGATATTCCGTGGCCGGCTACGATAAGGATGCCGCCAAAGTGGCCGCGCTGCGGAAAGAGGCGGCGAACCGAGAGATCAGCGGTGCGAAGAGCCTGCCGGAGTTTTTGGACCTGCTCCGCGTGCCCCGCGCGGTGATGTTGCTCGTTCCGGCCGGGGCGCCCGTTGATGCGGTGATTCACGATCTGCTGCCGTATCTGGCACGCGGCGATCTGATCATAGACGGCGGCAACTCTCATTTCAGCGACATGGATCTGCGAACGACGAAGTTGGCGGAGCGCGGGATTCAGTTTCTTGCTGTCGGCATCTCCGGCGGCGAACACGGCGCGCGGCACGGCCCGAGCATCATGCCCGGCGGCCCGCGCGAAGCGTACGAGCGCGTGCGACCGATCTTCGAGGCAATCGCGGCAAAGGTGAATGATGAAACTTGCGTTGCCTGGCTTGGACCCGGCTCGGCCGGACACTACGTCAAGATGGTTCACAACGGCATTGAGTATGGGTTGATGCGTTTGATCGCAGAAATTTACGATTTCATGAAGCGAGGGCTTGGTTTCACAGACGCCCAAATACACAGTGTTTTCGACCGCTGGAATCATGAAGAACTCAATTCGTATTTGGTGGAAATCACAGCAGATATTTTCTCTCGCATAGACGAGAAGACGGGCCAGCGGCTTATCGATCTCATCCTCGATGAAGCCGGGCAAAAAGGCACGGGGATGTGGGCTTCGCAGGATGCAATGGACCTTCAGGTTCCGATTCCGACGATTGACGTGGCGGTGGCTATGCGAAATTTGTCGGGCTACAAGGACGAACGCGAGGAAGCCGCCCGCGTTCTTCACAGGCCGCTCTCCCATTGTGAAGGCGGTCGTCTCAAGTTTATTGGTCAATTGCGGAGTGCACTCTATGCGGGGATGATCATTACCTATGCACAAGGAATGGCGTTGTTGGCCGTAGCTTCGGTCAAGCACGAGTATCACCTAAACCTCGAAACGGTTGCCCGCGTCTGGCGGGGCGGTTGCATTATTCGCGCGGCTTTGTTGGAAGACATCCGCGCCGCGTTCCAAGCGAGGTGCGACCTTCCCAATTTGCTTCTCGACCCAAATATCTCGAACAAGGTTATGGATCATCAGGAAAACCTGCGCAGCCTCGTCTGCGCGGCGAGCCAACTCGGAATTCCGGTGCCCGGTCTGATGGTTTCGCTCGGTTATTTGGATGCTTATCGCAGCGCGTGGATGCCGGCCAATCTCATTCAGGCCCAGCGCGATTATTTCGGCTCGCACACCTACGAGCGTGTTGATGCCAAGGGTGTTTTTCACACGCACTGGAGTCCGGGATGA
- a CDS encoding DUF2945 domain-containing protein has protein sequence MKHELKVGDHVEWNSEAGRVRGTIKKKVTSAIRFKTYTVRASKEEPQYLIKSDKTDHLAMHKGAALKKIGKARKRLRRNMKSEWLVWA, from the coding sequence ATGAAACACGAATTAAAAGTTGGAGATCATGTGGAGTGGAACTCGGAAGCGGGTCGCGTTAGAGGAACGATCAAGAAAAAGGTCACATCCGCGATTAGGTTTAAGACCTACACCGTTCGCGCTTCAAAGGAAGAACCACAGTATTTGATTAAGAGCGACAAGACGGACCACCTGGCCATGCACAAGGGCGCTGCCCTCAAAAAGATCGGGAAAGCGAGGAAGAGATTAAGGCGCAATATGAAATCGGAATGGTTGGTTTGGGCGTGA
- a CDS encoding class I fructose-bisphosphate aldolase, giving the protein MESTVKSLLASGKGILAADESFPTIEKRFEALNILSTEENRGTYREMLFTTPGLSEFISGVILFDETIRQRRSDGIPITIPEVLARQGIIPGIKVDKGTASLANFPEEKITQGLDGLRDRLREYRELGARFTKWRAVIAIGEQLPTRNCIEANSNALALFSALSQEAGLVPIVEPEILMNGSHTIDRCEEVTTATLESVFAALFEYRVVLEQMLLKTGMILPGAECPQQADVAEVAEATLRCFRRTVSAAVPGIMLLSGGQADEVATLRLDAICRSGDVPWRLSFSFGRALQSPALKIWKGSPTNVEAARAALHHRAKCNGLAIQGKYSVEMENTKSTVAE; this is encoded by the coding sequence TTGGAATCAACAGTTAAATCGCTCCTCGCTTCTGGCAAAGGCATCCTGGCGGCGGATGAAAGTTTTCCGACCATTGAAAAGCGATTCGAGGCGCTCAACATTTTGTCCACTGAGGAAAACCGCGGCACCTATCGCGAGATGCTGTTCACGACTCCCGGATTGAGCGAATTCATCAGCGGTGTGATTCTGTTCGACGAAACGATCCGCCAGCGGAGGTCGGACGGCATTCCCATCACCATACCGGAAGTTCTCGCGCGGCAAGGCATCATTCCCGGTATCAAGGTGGACAAAGGAACCGCCTCCCTGGCGAACTTTCCAGAGGAAAAGATTACCCAAGGGCTTGACGGTCTTCGCGACCGGCTGAGGGAGTATCGGGAACTCGGGGCGCGCTTCACGAAGTGGCGTGCGGTGATTGCGATTGGCGAGCAACTTCCAACCCGCAACTGCATCGAAGCGAACTCCAACGCGCTAGCGCTTTTCTCCGCGCTGAGTCAGGAAGCCGGGTTGGTGCCGATTGTCGAACCGGAAATTTTGATGAACGGCAGCCACACTATCGACCGCTGCGAGGAGGTCACGACTGCTACGTTGGAAAGTGTCTTTGCCGCGCTGTTTGAGTATCGCGTCGTGCTAGAGCAAATGCTCCTTAAGACCGGCATGATTTTGCCTGGCGCGGAGTGTCCACAACAAGCCGACGTTGCGGAAGTCGCCGAGGCGACCCTGCGCTGTTTCCGTCGTACTGTGTCCGCCGCCGTGCCGGGAATCATGCTTCTTTCGGGTGGGCAAGCTGACGAAGTGGCTACGCTGCGGTTGGACGCCATTTGCAGGTCAGGCGACGTTCCCTGGCGGCTGAGCTTCTCCTTCGGACGCGCGCTCCAGTCGCCCGCGCTCAAGATCTGGAAGGGTTCTCCGACTAATGTCGAGGCAGCTCGGGCGGCTCTCCACCATCGCGCCAAGTGCAACGGTCTGGCGATCCAAGGAAAGTATTCTGTGGAGATGGAGAACACAAAATCAACCGTCGCTGAATGA
- a CDS encoding cyclic nucleotide-binding domain-containing protein, producing the protein MKTTEVLTKDQITESDEHKTSPTVANGSLASIQFLELIAQQPFFEGLSVPHLQLLAESAMETQFKPGQWIFRQGDPANRFYLILEGKVSIESEVKERGMLPIRTLGPGDDLG; encoded by the coding sequence ATGAAAACAACTGAAGTCCTAACCAAAGATCAAATCACGGAATCTGACGAACACAAAACTTCACCTACCGTCGCGAACGGAAGTCTTGCCTCAATCCAGTTCCTTGAGCTAATCGCACAGCAGCCCTTCTTTGAGGGGCTGAGCGTGCCCCATCTTCAACTGCTCGCCGAGTCCGCCATGGAAACACAATTCAAGCCGGGGCAGTGGATTTTTCGGCAAGGAGACCCGGCCAACCGTTTTTATCTGATTCTGGAAGGCAAGGTGTCGATCGAATCCGAAGTGAAGGAACGCGGCATGCTCCCCATTCGGACCTTGGGGCCGGGCGATGACTTGGGCTGA
- the dps gene encoding DNA starvation/stationary phase protection protein Dps, with protein sequence MNAFITKIAEAPTMYETVNDISQNLRLELNALMNQRLASAVDLQTQLKQAHWNVKGPGFIGLHELFDKVDEAVESYVDMIAERIVQLGGIAEGTVRVAASHTRLPECPLAIADGMAHVEAVSRALSTFGQEARTTIEEASILGDADTADLFTEVSRGLDKWLWFVEAHSQAAK encoded by the coding sequence ATGAATGCATTCATAACCAAAATCGCGGAAGCACCGACAATGTATGAAACCGTAAACGACATTTCTCAAAACCTCCGGTTGGAACTGAACGCACTCATGAACCAGCGGCTGGCGTCCGCCGTGGATCTGCAAACGCAGCTGAAGCAGGCGCATTGGAACGTAAAAGGCCCGGGCTTTATCGGCCTGCACGAACTTTTCGACAAGGTTGACGAGGCCGTGGAGTCCTACGTGGATATGATTGCCGAGCGTATCGTGCAACTCGGCGGCATCGCCGAAGGCACGGTGCGCGTGGCCGCGTCGCACACGCGCTTGCCCGAGTGTCCGCTCGCGATCGCGGATGGCATGGCTCATGTCGAAGCCGTTTCCCGTGCCCTTTCCACCTTCGGACAAGAAGCCCGCACGACGATCGAAGAAGCAAGCATCCTGGGAGACGCTGACACGGCGGACCTGTTCACCGAGGTTTCGCGCGGCCTGGATAAATGGCTGTGGTTTGTCGAAGCCCATTCGCAGGCGGCAAAATAA
- a CDS encoding PRC-barrel domain-containing protein — protein sequence MLRSIKQLYGNKLGSSDGEIGQVKDFYFGDQNWAIRYLVADTGSWLPGRQVLISPHAFGSLDQAGQILRVNLTRKQIEKSPSIESHKPVSRQYEEEYYRYYGWPFYWQGDGLWGLSGFPILELPAMPLSVEPAAASGPQPGRADAHLQSAQAVNGYHIKASDGTTGHVCDFMMDSRSWAIRQMVVKTGHRLSGKEVEIPTSKVDRISYEESTVFVNLTSEAVERSPAHHLAPLSEAA from the coding sequence ATGTTGCGAAGCATCAAACAATTATACGGGAACAAACTCGGCTCATCGGATGGCGAGATCGGCCAAGTGAAGGATTTTTATTTTGGCGATCAGAACTGGGCGATTCGTTATCTGGTCGCGGACACGGGCTCGTGGTTGCCAGGACGACAAGTGCTCATCTCACCCCATGCTTTCGGCAGTCTCGATCAGGCGGGACAAATCTTGCGCGTGAACCTGACCCGGAAACAGATCGAGAAAAGCCCTTCGATTGAATCTCACAAGCCGGTGTCGCGGCAATACGAAGAAGAGTATTACCGATATTACGGCTGGCCATTCTACTGGCAGGGCGACGGGTTATGGGGTCTGAGCGGGTTTCCAATTTTGGAGCTGCCAGCGATGCCTCTTTCGGTCGAACCGGCCGCCGCGAGCGGCCCGCAACCCGGACGGGCCGACGCGCACCTGCAAAGCGCGCAGGCTGTGAACGGTTACCATATCAAGGCGAGCGATGGAACGACCGGACACGTCTGCGATTTTATGATGGACTCCCGGAGTTGGGCGATTCGCCAAATGGTCGTCAAAACCGGCCACCGGCTTTCGGGCAAAGAGGTGGAGATTCCGACAAGCAAAGTTGACCGGATCAGTTACGAGGAATCCACGGTGTTCGTGAATCTGACCAGTGAAGCCGTCGAGCGAAGCCCCGCGCACCACCTGGCTCCCTTGAGTGAGGCGGCTTGA
- a CDS encoding DUF3309 family protein, with amino-acid sequence MLGTILVVVLILMLLGAIPAWPHSRSWGYYPSGGLGLLLVILVVLLLLGRI; translated from the coding sequence ATGTTAGGAACTATTCTGGTGGTTGTACTCATTCTTATGTTGCTCGGCGCAATTCCGGCGTGGCCACACAGCAGGAGTTGGGGCTATTACCCGAGCGGCGGGCTTGGCTTGCTGCTGGTTATTCTGGTCGTCCTGCTTTTGCTGGGGAGAATTTGA
- a CDS encoding phage holin family protein has protein sequence METTNNNSGPFAASSKRFARRLLTIGENRLELLMVEVQEERVRLLRAILLALGAAAFGLLAGVALTGTIVVLFWNFSPVAVLLVLTGLYATTAVFLYRRLTALLRDWKTLPATLDQFKKDRACLETIIE, from the coding sequence ATGGAAACAACCAACAACAATTCCGGGCCGTTTGCCGCTTCATCGAAACGTTTCGCCCGACGGCTGTTGACCATCGGTGAAAATCGCCTCGAACTGTTGATGGTAGAAGTGCAGGAGGAGCGTGTGCGCCTCCTGCGCGCCATCCTGCTGGCCCTCGGTGCGGCCGCCTTTGGTTTGCTCGCCGGAGTCGCGCTCACGGGCACGATCGTGGTCCTGTTCTGGAACTTCTCGCCGGTCGCGGTCCTTCTGGTCCTGACCGGCCTTTACGCCACGACTGCGGTCTTTCTTTACCGGCGTCTCACCGCGCTTCTGCGCGATTGGAAAACGCTTCCGGCAACCCTCGATCAATTCAAAAAGGATCGCGCATGTTTGGAAACAATCATCGAATAA